One window of the Anopheles cruzii chromosome 2, idAnoCruzAS_RS32_06, whole genome shotgun sequence genome contains the following:
- the LOC128269405 gene encoding zinc finger protein 883-like: MQQIGGVGSVVKTEVVAEGSEEDYQSSQTVSNLQQISSTYDYNLHDDLFEAEEESLETLLKREPMDDQQQDQPSDTELKHEHNILKTEPIDVEGEASVAGKTITGPDDPASFSDHNNLVIKYGTEAPKWNQKDPNSEEKSGHPGNQSVSAVGERRLLRSNKRRSSQKDIAAAEFLVSKKQNSKVNRNVHKNKQKHQCPHCSGTYPNTSKLKIHIHTHTGEKPFPCKVCGKTFHTARNQRAHEQIHNKDQHKCPHCPGKFALQSYLKDHIRTHTGEKPFMCKVCSKTFHAASSLHAHKKIHNKDQHKCPKCPDKFALRSRLKDHIRTHTGEKPFKCKVCCKTFHVASSLHAHKKIHNKDQHKCPKCPDKFALRSRLKDHIRTHTGEKPFKCKVCSKAFHAARYLHVHKQIHNNDQHQCPHCPRKFARQDQLQDHIRTHTGEKPFPCKVCNKTFHVARNLRTHMQIHNKDQHQCPHCSDKFALRSRLKDHIRTHTGEKPFECKVCGKTFHAAVNLRVHIKIHNKDQHQCPHCPDKFARQSYLKDHIRTHTGEKPFQCKVCGKKFHVQKNMQRHMKVHNKDLRQSAKHQQPEKCQ; this comes from the coding sequence ATGCAGCAAATCGGTGGCGTTGGATCGGTGGTGAAAACAGAGGTTGTCGCAGAAGGTTCGGAAGAGGATTATCAATCGAGTCAAACGGTTTCTAATTTACAACAGATAAGTAGTACATACGATTATAATCTCCatgacgatttgtttgaggcagaggaagaatcgctggaaacacttttgaaacgtgaaccaatggacgaccagcagcaggatcagcCATCAGATACTGAGCTGAAACATGAGCATAATATTCTCAAAACGGAGCCAATCGATGTCGAAGGGGAAGCTTCTGTGGCAGGGAAGACCATCACAGGTCCTGACGACCCAGCATCATTTTCAGATCACAACAATTTGGTTATCAAATATGGCACCGAAGCCCCTAAATGGAATCAAAAGGATCCTAATAGTGAAGAAAAATCAGGACACCCAGGTAACCAATCTGTCTCCGCAGTTGGCGAGCGGCGACTGTTGAGGTCAAATAAACGGCGAAGTTCCCAAAAGGATATCGCCGCTGCAGAGTTCTTAGTGTCTaaaaagcaaaactcaaaAGTTAATCGTAATGTGcataaaaacaagcaaaagcacCAGTGCCCCCATTGCTCCGGTACGTATCCTAACACATCcaagctgaagattcacatccaCACTCATAcaggcgaaaagccattcccttgtaAAGTCTGTGGTAAAACGTTCCATACGGCACGCAACCAACGCGCTCATGAgcaaattcacaacaaggaccaacataagtgtcctcattgccctggcaaattcgcactGCAATCCTatcttaaggatcacattcggactcacactggcgaaaagccgttcatgtgtaaagtctgtagcaaaacgttccatgcggcaagCAGCCTGCACGCCCacaagaaaattcacaacaaggaccaacacaAGTGTCCTAAATGCCCTGACAAATTCGCACTGCGATCCcgtcttaaggatcacattcggactcataccggcgaaaagccattcaaatGTAAAGTCTGCtgcaaaacgttccatgtGGCAAGCAGCCTGCACGCCCacaagaaaattcacaacaaggaccaacacaAGTGTCCTAAATGCCCTGATAAATTCGCACTGCGATCCcgtcttaaggatcacattcggactcataccggcgaaaagccattcaaatgtaaagtctgcagcaaagCTTTCCATGCGGCCCGATACCTGCACGTCCACAAGCAAATTCACAACAATGACcaacatcagtgtcctcattgccctcGCAAATTCGCACGGCAAGATCAACTTcaggatcacattcggactcacaccggcgaaaagccattcccttgtaAAGTCTGTAACAAAACGTTCCATGTGGCACGGAACCTGCGCAcacatatgcaaattcacaacaaggaccaacatcaatgtcctcattgctcTGACAAATTCGCACTGCGATCCcgtcttaaggatcacattcgaactcataccggcgaaaagccattcgagTGTAAAGTCTGCGGCAAGACGTTCCATGCGGCAGTCAACCTGCGCGTCCACataaaaattcacaacaaggaccaacaccaATGTCCTCACTGCCCTGACAAATTCGCACGGCAATCCTatcttaaggatcacattcggactcataccggcgaaaagccattccagtgtaaagtctgtggtAAAAAGTTTCATGTTCAAAAAAACATGCAGAGACATATGAAAGTTCATAACAAGGACCTGCGACAGTCTGCTAAGCATCAACAACCTGAaaaatgtcaataa
- the LOC128267964 gene encoding zinc finger protein 672-like — MNVEDIVIEPEFFSPQDNLPEQNADKVPLKSRIKQNEQEECCSSELETSFRSEIVICKRMAPKLDHLFSKNDTSGKSISNNPDRTLERQLIRQAGETQDVEITCERKAIKRSPSSCSSERLDCETLNQHGSTVTEPEFVCLDDSVPQEIPTLSKITLRESKSNKRPAVCSSTDNPRLGTKKAISGVCHICGLFRKNLSVHMSKHTGERKFKCPHCPAAFTDSGNCKQHINIHTREKIYKCDLCDKEYTSLNVLRNHKDSHSETKKHVCKTCGNAYQYRPALKRHMKTHTEEPKIKCPECEMRFYYKGRMLLHLRKHYEPEFACEICGKRYTTKSALHNHTKIKHSQK; from the exons ATGAACGTGGAAGATATTGTTATTGAACCAGAGTTTTTTTCCCCGCAAGACAACCTACCAGAGCAGAATGCCGATAAAGTCCCATTGAAATCGAGGATCAAACAAAACGAGCAGGAAGAGTGTTGTTCTAGCGAATTGGAAACTTCTTTCAGATCCGAAATAGTGATTTGCAAACGCATGGCACCAAAACTggatcatttgttttccaagAACGACACGTCGGGAAAATCGATAAGTAATAATCCGGATAGAACGCTTGAAAGACAACTCATAAGGCAAGCCGGCGAAACACAGGATGTGGAGATCAcatgcgaaagaaaagcgatAAAGAGAAGTCCGAGCTCGTGCAGTTCTGAAAGGCTCGATTGCGAAACTTTGAACCAGCACGGATCGACTGTTACAGAACCAGAATTTGTATGCCTGGATGATAGTGTTCCCCAAGAAATACCGACGTTATCGAAAATAACTCTAAGAGAAAGCAAGAGTAACAAACGGCCTGCAGTTTGTTCATCGACGGATAATCCACGGCTCGGCACGAAGAAAGCTATAAGCGGTGTTTGTCACATTTGTGGCCTGTTTCGAAAAAATCTTTCCGTGCACATGAGCAAGCATACTGGGGagcgaaaattcaaatgtccaCACTGCCCGGCAGCGTTCACGGATTCTGGTAATTGCAAACAGCACATCAACATACAcacgagagagaaaatatacaAATGTGACCTGTGTGACAAAGAGTACACATCGCTGAATGTGCTGCGAAATCATAAGGATAGCCAttccgaaacgaagaaacatGTCTGCAAAACATGCGGCAATGCGTACCAGTACCGGCCGGCACTCAAGCGTCACATGAAAACTCACACTGAAGAGCCAAAAATCAAATGCCCCGAGTGCGAGATGCGGTTTTATTACAA AGGCCGAATGCTGCTGCATTTACGGAAACATTATGAACCTGAGTTTGCTTGTGAGATTTGTGGTAAGCGCTACACTACCAAAAGTGCCTTACACAATCACACAAAAATTAAGCATAGCCAGAAATAG
- the LOC128269398 gene encoding alcohol dehydrogenase [acceptor]-like codes for MVCFYYFAVVFYTVGVLVASAFLNLYYTASFLANVRVVPAKPVYDYIVVGSGTAGSFIASRIPSDNVLVLEAGSARPSLMDIPLFLPLFQGTQYDWQYETEPQMGSCWAMNGNRSRWPMGKVFGGTQMLNNMIHYQAQRPDFAAWFETPSEVDEFMQYFDRGQAEEHVEQGFYTPLGEVFINAARELGFDEQSFFRPFVTTKYGRRWTTSHSYEATQRHGHELIANALVERVILEEGQARRLIFSKGDEKFEVQAEKAIVLTAGTVGSTKILLQSGIGPKKELAAHGIACAADLPMVGKNLQDHIGTGSELVLLGRHLNLRPVDIAHPGNVWKYWTRRHRRSSLAFGGCDAVGYVSLGSNFTSDIQFMVLPAGVSSDAGVHLRKIVNLKDDVWENYYRPLAKDGQPVATVLPILLHPESVGEVVLKSANVQDPPIINPNYLSSLRDLNVLIKGIRMLQKITQQRSASAMGLELNPKPFPGCTNHEPDSDAYWECYVRSVTHTIYHPVGTCRMGTTVANSVVSSRNLAVHGVRNLYVADASVMPSLPSGNPNSVVMAIANHFIQSNFIRKAKGAV; via the exons ATGGTCTGTTTTTACTATTTCGCGGTGGTTTTCTACACCGTTGGTGTGCTGGTTGCATCGGCATTTCTTAACCTTTACTACACCGCATCGTTCCTGGCCAATGTCCGCGTGGTACCGGCTAAACCGGTGTACGATTATATCGTAGTTGGTTCCGGCACCGCAGGATCGTTCATTGCCTCGAGAATCCCTTCCGATAATGTACTCGTTCTGGAGGCTGGCTCGGCAAGACCTTCGCTGATGGACATTCCACTGTTTCTGCCCTTGTTCCAAGGTACGCAGTACGATTGGCAGTATGAAACCGAGCCTCAGATGGGTTCTTGTTGGGCGATGAACGGAAATCGAAGCCGCTGGCCGATGG GAAAAGTCTTCGGGGGAACACAGATGCTGAACAATATGATTCACTATCAAGCTCAGCGACCGGATTTCGCTGCGTGGTTCGAGACACCCAGCGAGGTGGATGAATTTATGCAATATTTCGATCGTGGCCAAGCCGAAGAACACGTTGAACAGGGATTCTACACGCCACTTGGAGAAGTTTTCATTAACGCCGCAAGGGAACTCGGTTTTGACGAACAGTCATTCTTTCGTCCCTTTGTAACGACCAAGTATGGTAGGCGGTGGACAACCAGTCACAGTTACGAGGCCACGCAACGGCATGGTCACGAGCTGATAGCAAACGCACTGGTGGAAAGAGTTATACTCGAAGAGGGTCAAGCCAGGCGCTTGATCTTTTCGAAAGGGGACGAAAAATTTGAGGTTCAAGCAGAGAAAGCCATCGTCCTGACCGCCGGAACTGTGGGTAGCACGAAAATTTTGCTTCAAAGTGGCATCGGGCCGAAGAAAGAATTGGCCGCACACGGGATAGCGTGCGCTGCTGATTTACCAATGGTGGGAAAAAATTTACAAGACCACATCGGGACCGGATCCGAGTTGGTGCTGTTGGGGCGACACTTAAATCTACGACCCGTTGACATTGCGCATCCGGGAAACGTGTGGAAATATTGGACGAGAAGGCACCGGCGATCGTCTCTTGCGTTCGGGGGCTGTGATGCCGTGGGTTACGTGTCGCTAGGCAGTAACTTCACCAGCGATATTCAGTTTATGGTCCTTCCGGCGGGAGTCAGTTCCGATGCTGGGGTCCATTTGAGAAAAATTGTCAATCTGAAAGACGATGTTTGGGAGAACTACTATCGGCCGTTAGCGAAGGATGGTCAGCCGGTGGCGACCGTTCTTCCGATACTGCTTCACCCGGAAAGTGTTGGAGAAGTTGTACTCAAAAGCGCCAACGTGCAGGATCCTCCGATTATAAATCCAAACTACCTGAGTTCCCTGCGTGATTTGAATGTCCTCATCAAAGGGATTCGTATGCTTCAAAAGATAACGCAACAGCGATCGGCGAGTGCGATGGGCCTGGAGCTGAATCCGAAACCGTTTCCCGGTTGCACGAACCATGAGCCCGATAGTGATGCGTACTGGGAGTGCTATGTACGTTCCGTTACGCACACCATCTACCATCCTGTCGGAACCTGCCGGATGGGAACGACCGTAGCCAACTCTGTTGTTTCGTCTCGAAATCTAGCTGTCCACGGCGTTCGAAACCTGTACGTGGCGGACGCATCTGTTATGCCGAGCCTCCCGAGTGGTAATCCGAATTCGGTAGTTATGGCGATAGCAAATCATTTTATTCAATCGAATTTTATTCGTAAAGCCAAAGGGGCAGTATAA
- the LOC128269411 gene encoding protein aurora borealis, with product MDSDSFLTPRKLLQTALARTSSRQSMTSSPSIMAVGTPRAATSSRFNLLPVMHTPPSRMLHGRVVNPFEPHLADRLHLPMIGSPSLFNRPSTPQNSSLSQFEWTIDELSSLGPANVEAHETQFHETPDPAVEARVQAAISSYFKEHSIVPSPIDSHLRGQKVVLSKQSVDPGTSSVRSGRKQCIGVAQTVLTFPPTLPPEVEDVLGKFLTFNEDQQQKHGVSLDESSASSSIDHEARDASLRRKLFSIFNPNEDGGTSDADVTGPLSDSLDDIDLLALSPAPISPEVMVGSGETDSFQQDMKRSRYYGSREMLCNGDISLSPVIESEDDSSFGALSPISKTSLSPPEPTTSHDPHHSDVDAIYRSTPEPSACSQGDALYFTLQQNESQQGSIKHTELTNVLADASLFNDCDTVTSSSLELSQKSQHSMTPLRRMRRKETRRTNRKNLSQSFMLETPKDESVQGPNHGTGTEGLFAKHGLVKELPRITEVSGAVPEKVLRAVNFYRTDSGFNEESQSNDLSDVSMLSEDFRSTPGKKAHRFGGGDLRALSSQATKSCNHGSSSTLRL from the exons ATGGATTCGGACAGCTTTCTGACGCCGCGGAAACTGTTGCAAACCGCACTGGCAAGGACCTCGTCGCGCCAGTCGATGACCTCTTCACCATCGATAATGGCCGTCGGCACGCCGcgcgcggccaccagcagccggttCAACTTGCTTCCAGTGATGCACACACCACCGTCACGCATGTTACACGGCCGCGTCGTGAATCCCTTCGAACCGCATCTTGCCGATCGGTTGCACTTGCCGATGATCGGCAGCCCGTCCCTGTTTAACCGTCCGAGCACACCGCAAAACAGCAGCCTGAGCCAGTTCGAGTGGACGATCGACGAATTGTCGTCGCTAGGGCCGGCCAACGTTGAGGCGCACGAAACGCAGTTTCACGAAACACCGGACCCGGCCGTGGAAGCCCGAGTGCAAGCGGCCATCAGCAGCTACTTCAAGGAGCACAGCATCGTTCCCAGCCCGATCGATAGTCATCTGCGGGGCCAGAAAGTGGTCCTTTCCAAACAAAGCGTCGATCCTGGTACGTCCAGTGTGCGCTCGGGCCGGAAACAGTGTATCGGAGTGGCCCAGACTGTCCTAACGTTTCCCCCCACACTACCGCCCGAGGTGGAGGACGTTTTAGGGAAGTTTCTTACATTCAACGAG GATCAACAGCAGAAGCACGGTGTGTCGCTTGACGAATCTTCGGCCAGCAGTAGCATCGATCACGAAGCGCGCGATGCTTCCTTGCGGCGCAAGTTGTTTAGCATTTTCAACCCCAACGAAGACGGCGGAACAAGTGATGCCGATGTAACGGGTCCGCTTTCGGACTCGCTAGATGATATCGATCTTCTAGCACTTAGCCCGGCACCTATCTCACCGGAGGTGATGGTTGGCAGTGGCGAAACGGACAGTTTTCAGCAAGACATGAAACGCTCCCGATACTATGGTTCCCGGGAAATGCTCTGCAACGGTGACATCTCTCTCAGTCCCGTGATCGAGAGTGAGGATGATAGCTCTTTCGGGGCTCTGTCGCCGATCTCGAAGACATCGCTCAGTCCACCAGAGCCGACTACGTCGCACGATCCGCACCATTCGGACGTGGACGCTATCTATCGGAGCACTCCGGAACCGTCGGCTTGCAGTCAGGGTGACGCCCTGTACTTTACGCTGCAGCAAAACGAAAGCCAGCAAG GTTCTATTAAGCACACCGAGCTGACGAACGTATTGGCCGACGCGAGCCTTTTCAACGATTGCGACACAGTGACCAGCTCGTCGCTAGAGTTGTCACAAAAATCGCAACATTCCATGACACCGCTGCGGCGCATGCGACGGAAAGAAACCCGGCGCACTAACCGTAAAAATCTGTCTCAATCTTTCATGCTAGAAACGCCAAAGGACGAATCGGTGCAGGGACCGaaccacggaaccggaaccgaaggaTTGTTCGCGAAGCACGGACTCGTGAAAGAACTGCCACGGATAACCGAAGTCAGTGGCGCAGTTCCGGAGAAGGTGCTGCGCGCTGTAAATTTCTATCGCACCGACAGTGGGTTCAACGAGGAGAGTCAAAGCAATGACCTGTCGGATGTTTCGATGCTTTCCGAAGACTTTCGAAGCACGCCGGGAAAGAAAGCCCACCGATTTGGCGGTGGCGACCTACGCGCCCTATCTAGCCAGGCCACTAAGAGCTGCAATCATGGTTCCTCCTCAACTCTAAGACTGTAA
- the LOC128269401 gene encoding zinc finger protein 888-like, which translates to MDQTCRLCTEPHQQHLVLISSYRVCSLQTHLTADLNELIQQYLSISKPSLAPDAAICPACLQAIAAWHSFRERCLENEKRFQQVQAVLFENATLGTSEQFSYVEDHLVKEENPVEDGGALYKIEFVSDSPHDANVSEREEIGERFRAERLSCEDAVETIDSFGESTADGRSDSVRIARKDMMVRSHMKSKRGERRTRPGRKPISKRGRQKVSEKEKSLSGLVKNRARKACSAKQQHSPAKICPICGMTRTDMTAHMRWHNNERPYQCPFCPKIFVNSSNLRNHVNLHTREKMYKCDLCDKEFPSTTGRNKHRETHATERMYMCPVCEKSFKYQASLSRHKLIHFEEPKIKCKDCDMVFLTKARLRKHAFVHLDVKPFVCDVCDRPFNRKDNLKTHLKTHEKSVPNGTEA; encoded by the exons ATGGACCAAACATGCCGGCTGTGTACCGAACCACACCAGCAACACTTGGTACTGATATCCAGCTACAGAGTGTGTTCTCTCCAGACACATTTAACGGCAGATCTAAACGAGCTCATTCAACAATATCTGTCCATAAGT AAACCCTCGTTGGCGCCAGACGCGGCCATCTGTCCTGCTTGTCTTCAGGCGATTGCAGCTTGGCATTCGTTCCGCGAGAGGTGCCTCGAAAACGAAAAGAGATTTCAACAGGTTCAAGCGGTTTTGTTCGAAAACGCTACCCTCGGCACATCGGAGCAGTTCAGCTACGTCGAGGATCACCTCGTCAAAGAGGAGAATCCCGTTGAAGATGGTGGTGCCCTTTACAAGATCGAGTTTGTCAGCGATAGCCCACATGACGCGAATGTTTCGGAACGGGAAGAGATTGGAGAGCGATTCCGCGCGGAACGTCTAAGCTGTGAAGATGCTGTAGAAACAATCGATTCGTTTGGCGAAAGCACTGCCGACGGCAGATCGGATTCGGTACGGATCGCCCGCAAGGACATGATGGTTCGCTCGCACATGAAATCTAAACGCGGCGAGCGGCGCACGAGGCCTGGCAGAAAACCAATCTCGAAACGCGGTCGCCAAAAGGTTtcggaaaaagagaaaagtcTGTCCGGGTTGGTGAAGAaccgtgcgcggaaagcgtgCAGCGCGAAACAGCAGCATTCCCCCGCGAAGATATGCCCGATATGCGGGATGACACGCACCGATATGACGGCACACATGCGGTGGCACAACAACGAGCGCCCGTATCAGTGTCCGTTCTGTCCAAAAATCTTTGTAAATAGCTCCaacctgagaaaccatgtcAACTTGCACACGCGTGAGAAAATGTACAAGTGCGATCTGTGCGACAAAGAGTTCCCGAGCACCACTGGGCGGAATAAGCACCGGGAAACGCACGCCACCGAGCGGATGTACATGTGCCCCGTTTGTGAGAAATCGTTCAAGTATCAAGCGTCCTTGTCCCGCCATAAGCTGATTCATTTTGAGGAGCCCAAAATAAAGTGCAAGGATTGTGATATGGTCTTTCTAACAAA GGCACGGCTTAGAAAGCACGCCTTCGTACATCTGGACGTGAAACCATTCGTGTGTGATGTATGCGATAGACCATTCAATAGGAAGGACAACCTCAAAACTCACCtgaaaacacacgaaaaaagcGTCCCGAATGGCACCGAAGCATAA
- the LOC128278106 gene encoding ubiquitin carboxyl-terminal hydrolase, with the protein MDSWLPLESNPEVLSSYMGKLGVSPLWSIVDIFGMDDELLDMVPKPVKSLIFLYPCSADKEKEVTDEAKSTGSLPEGLFFTRQYIHNACGTIALIHALLNNPDIEIEEGSVLKNYYNDAKNLSPEERGRLLTKNVEFVKAHEENAQEGQTATPGLNDPVFHHFVAFVHVAGKLYELNGSKNAPIVHGDTTAEKMLKDAVKVCQKYIAQDPTEVRFTLLGLAPTQ; encoded by the exons ATGGATTCTTGGCTGCCGTTGGAATCTAACCCCGAA GTGCTTTCCAGCTACATGGGAAAGCTGGGAGTATCCCCGCTGTGGAGCATCGTCGACATTTTCGGCATGGACGATGAGCTTCTCGATATGGTCCCGAAGCCGGTGAAGTCTTTAATCTTCCTGTACCCCTGTTCG GCCGATAAAGAAAAGGAAGTAACTGATGAAGCGAAAAGTACCGGCTCATTGCCGGAGGGACTCTTTTTCACTCGCCAGTACATCCACAACGCGTGCGGTACGATTGCTTTGATCCACGCGCTGCTGAACAACCCGGACATCGAGATCGAAGAAGGCAGTGTGCTGAAGAACTATTACAACGATGCAAAGAATTTGTCGCCCGAGGAGCGTGGCCGactgttgaccaaaaacgTAGAGTTCGTAAAGGCGCATGAGGAAAATGCCCAAGAGGGCCAAACAGCAACGCCCGGGTTGAACGATCcagtttttcaccatttcGTCGCATTTGTCCACGTGGCTGGGAAGTTGTACGAGTTAAACGGTTCAAAGAACGCTCCCATCGTTCACGGCGATACGACCGCCGAGAAGATGCTAAAGGACGCGGTGAAGGTGTGCCAGAAATACATTGCTCAAGATCCGACCGAGGTGCGCTTCACGCTGCTCGGGCTCGCACCAACGCAATAG
- the LOC128278103 gene encoding sphingolipid delta(4)-desaturase DES1-like has translation MGQHVSRTDFEWTYTEEPHASRRKLILEKYPQIKKLFGYDPQFKWVASAMVLMQLAMLFVMKDQPWKIIFLTAYCFGGVINHSLMLACHEIAHNLAFGHARPLANRLFGFFCNLPIGLPMSVSFKKYHLEHHRYQGDEVIDTDLPTYLEAQLFCTTLGKLFWVCLQPLFYIFRPLIVNPKPPQRLELVNGVIQLAFNTVIVYCFGWKVMVYLIVGSLLAMGLHPVAGHFISEHYMFAKGFETYSYYGPLNWITFNVGYHNEHHDFPAVPGRLLPEVKRIAPEFYDTIPQHTSWTRVLYDFITDPSIGPYARIKRKARGLDS, from the coding sequence ATGGGACAACACGTTTCCCGGACGGACTTCGAGTGGACGTATACGGAGGAGCCGCACGCTAGCCGGCGGAAGCTGATTCTGGAGAAGTACCCACAGATTAAGAAGCTGTTCGGTTACGATCCGCAGTTCAAGTGGGTAGCGAGTGCCATGGTCCTAATGCAGCTGGCCATGCTGTTTGTGATGAAGGACCAGCCgtggaaaataatatttctCACGGCCTACTGTTTCGGCGGCGTGATCAATCACTCGCTAATGCTCGCCTGTCACGAGATCGCACATAACCTGGCGTTTGGACATGCCCGACCACTGGCCAATCGGTTGTTTGGCTTCTTCTGCAATCTCCCGATCGGCCTACCGATGTCGGTGTCATTCAAAAAGTACCATCTGGAGCACCATCGCTATCAGGGCGACGAGGTGATTGATACGGATCTGCCAACGTACCTTGAGGCGCAGCTTTTCTGTACCACGCTCGGCAAACTGTTCTGGGTCTGTCTGCAACCGTTGTTCTACATCTTCCGGCCACTCATCGTGAACCCCAAGCCGCCGCAAAGGCTCGAACTGGTCAACGGTGTCATTCAGCTCGCCTTCAACACGGTGATTGTTTACTGCTTCGGGTGGAAGGTAATGGTGTATCTGATCGTGGGGTCTCTGCTGGCGATGGGCCTCCACCCCGTGGCCGGTCACTTCATCTCGGAGCACTACATGTTTGCGAAGGGCTTCGAAACGTACTCCTACTATGGGCCGCTCAACTGGATCACGTTTAACGTCGGGTACCACAACGAGCACCACGATTTTCCGGCCGTACCCGGACGTCTGCTGCCGGAGGTGAAGCGGATCGCTCCGGAGTTTTACGACACCATCCCGCAGCATACCTCCTGGACGCGTGTGCTTTACGATTTCATCACCGATCCGTCCATTGGGCCGTACGCTAGGATCAAGCGTAAGGCCCGTGGACTGGACTCCTAA
- the LOC128269404 gene encoding gastrula zinc finger protein XlCGF7.1-like: MIRRYLFTQDEPSERNEAKLVCEPCRLTIRTWHRFYEMCHRNAEVYRQWVQSSERRTVTFVAEREIPENVLRKAGSDTEECVALEIEFKAAEDDKSCDDEVTLGHTNVLDDEEESDNSVAENGATDHVSSSSPGASPERMGLRETLKRKRKSACEVCGQYRSNMAEHMRAHTNDRRFKCPHCPKSFVSASNRHSHVNIHTRQKMYKCDLCEKEYPTLNGLKQHRVTHEKKRVYLCPICGKSYYQQTNYARHRRTHLQERKIQCDSCDKVFMTRGDLRKHTITHLNVKPFACQVCDQRFNRRDNLKTHLKIHLAHKHGKRSKEEEAF, encoded by the exons ATGATCCGTCGCTATCTCTTCACTCAG GATGAACCCTCGGAacgaaatgaagcgaaacTTGTGTGCGAACCGTGTCGCCTAACGATCAGAACATGGCACCGTTTTTACGAAATGTGCCACAGGAACGCTGAAGTTTATCGGCAATGGGTCCAATCTTCGGAAAGGAGGACAGTTACCTTTGTCGCTGAAAGGGAAATACCCGAAAATGTACTCCGCAAAGCTGGCTCAGACACGGAGGAATGTGTTGCATTGGAAATAGAGTTTAAGGCAGCGGAAGACGACAAAAGCTGCGACGATGAGGTGACGCTCGGCCACACCAACGTTTTGGACGATGAGGAAGAAAGCGATAATTCTGTGGCCGAAAATGGTGCAACGGACCACGTAAGCAGTTCTTCGCCTGGCGCATCCCCGGAACGTATGGGCCTTCGAGAAACGTTGAAGCGGAAGCGAAAGTCTGCCTGCGAAGTTTGTGGCCAATATCGGTCCAACATGGCGGAACACATGAGGGCGCATACAAATGACCGGCGCTTCAAGTGCCCTCATTGTCCCAAGAGCTTCGTCAGTGCGTCCAATCGGCACAGCCACGTAAACATTCACACGCGACAGAAAATGTACAAATGCGATCTTTGCGAAAAAGAGTATCCGACACTGAATGGGCTGAAACAGCACAGGGTTAcgcacgaaaagaaacgtgTGTACCTCTGTCCGATCTGTGGCAAATCTTACTACCAGCAGACCAACTATGCACGCCACCGACGTACCCATTTACAGGAACGCAAGATCCAATGCGACAGCTGTGATAAAGTATTCATGACCAG GGGCGACTTGCGGAAACATACAATTACGCACCTGAATGTCAAGCCATTCGCTTGCCAAGTCTGCGATCAACGATTTAATCGTAGGGATAATCTAAAAACCCATTTAAAAATACACCTCGCTCACAAGCACGGGAAACGGTCGAAAGAGGAAGAAGCCTTTTAG
- the LOC128277700 gene encoding uncharacterized protein LOC128277700, whose amino-acid sequence MLAIQPTNPVGIPDKLWQPHFVTFETTMGELTVELYWKHAPNTCRNFAELARRGYYNSTIFHRIIRDFMIQGGDPTGTGRGGQSIYGATFADEIHSDLKHTGAGIVSMANSGPDTNGSQFFITLGPAQWLDGKHSIFGRIHSGMQIVKRIGLVETDKNDRPAEAVKIVKAKVEKY is encoded by the exons ATGTTAGCCATTCAACCAACAAATCCGGTGGGCATTCCGGATAAATTGTGGCAACCACACTTTGTGACGTTCGAAACAAC GATGGGTGAACTCACCGTGGAGCTGTACTGGAAACATGCGCCTAATACGTGCAGAAACTTTGCGGAATTAGCTAGAAGAGGCTACTACAATAGTACAATA TTCCATCGCATCATACGCGACTTCATGATCCAAGGAGGGGACCCAACAGGCACCGGACGCGGCGGACAATCCATTTACGGGGCCACCTTTGCGGACGAAATACACTCGGACTTGAAACACACCGGCGCCGGCATCGTTTCGATGGCAAACTCCGGACCTGATACGAACGGGTCCCAGTTCTTCATAACGCTCGGCCCAGCGCAATGGTTGGATGGGAAGCATTCGATTTTTGGCCGAATCCATTCCGGGATGCAGATTGTGAAACGGATAGGGCTGGTGGAAACCGACAAAAACGATAGACCTGCGGAAGCTGTGAAAATTGTTAAGGCGAAGGTCGAAAAATACTGA